The following coding sequences are from one Desulfuromonas sp. TF window:
- a CDS encoding PhoH family protein, whose amino-acid sequence MKKTYVLDTNVLLHDPEALFKFEDNDLVVPITVIEEIDHFKKDQNETGRNARQISRILDGFREKAHLTAGVPLERGGTLKVEIYAEEALRKLPPELRIDRGDNRILAVAMALKEGRDCPVILVTKDTNLRIKADALGLLAEDYASDKVSLDELYSGTAEVLVEKDEVDRFYSQGYLELEEEFFPNQCLTLAESSNPSHTAIGRYHAPLQRLQPLIRAPKDGIWGIHPRNREQQFALDLLLNDDIQLVTLVGKAGTGKTLLAIAAGLFKTADEGAFSRLLVSRPVFPLGKDLGFLPGDIEEKLAPWMQPIFDNVELLLSGVDEGGKRKRGHRELVDMGILEIEALTYIRGRSIPRQYMIVDEAQNLTPHEIKTIVTRAGEGTKIVLTGDPYQIDNPYVDSSSNGLTYVVEKFKSQEIAGHITLTKGERSCLAELAANLL is encoded by the coding sequence ATGAAAAAAACCTACGTCCTTGATACGAATGTTCTGCTCCATGATCCCGAGGCTTTGTTCAAGTTCGAGGACAATGATCTGGTGGTACCAATAACGGTCATCGAGGAAATCGACCATTTTAAAAAGGATCAGAACGAGACCGGACGTAATGCCCGGCAGATCTCCCGGATTCTCGACGGCTTTCGTGAGAAGGCTCACCTGACCGCCGGGGTGCCTCTGGAAAGAGGGGGGACCCTCAAGGTGGAGATCTATGCCGAGGAGGCCCTCAGGAAACTGCCTCCGGAGTTGAGGATCGATCGGGGAGACAATCGGATCCTGGCCGTGGCCATGGCCCTGAAGGAGGGGCGGGACTGTCCGGTCATTCTCGTCACCAAGGACACCAATCTGCGGATCAAGGCCGATGCGCTGGGGCTGTTGGCCGAGGATTACGCATCGGACAAGGTTTCCCTCGACGAACTTTATTCCGGCACCGCGGAGGTTCTTGTCGAAAAAGACGAAGTCGATCGTTTCTATTCCCAGGGGTATCTGGAGCTGGAGGAGGAATTTTTTCCCAATCAGTGCCTGACTCTGGCCGAATCCTCCAACCCCTCGCACACGGCCATCGGGCGGTACCATGCGCCGCTGCAGAGACTGCAGCCGCTGATTCGCGCCCCCAAGGACGGGATCTGGGGGATTCATCCCCGCAACCGCGAACAGCAGTTCGCCCTCGATCTGCTGCTGAACGACGACATCCAACTGGTGACCCTGGTCGGTAAGGCGGGCACCGGTAAAACCCTCCTCGCCATTGCCGCCGGACTGTTCAAGACCGCCGACGAGGGGGCTTTCAGCCGCCTGCTGGTTTCCCGCCCGGTCTTCCCCCTGGGGAAGGATCTCGGCTTTCTCCCCGGCGACATCGAAGAGAAGCTGGCGCCCTGGATGCAGCCCATCTTCGACAATGTCGAACTGCTGCTGAGCGGTGTGGACGAAGGAGGCAAGCGCAAGCGCGGCCATCGCGAACTGGTCGATATGGGCATTCTCGAGATCGAGGCACTGACCTATATCCGCGGCCGCTCCATCCCCAGACAGTACATGATCGTCGACGAGGCCCAGAATCTGACTCCCCACGAGATCAAAACGATCGTGACCCGGGCCGGGGAGGGGACCAAGATCGTCCTGACCGGCGATCCCTATCAGATCGACAATCCCTATGTAGACTCGTCCAGCAACGGCCTGACCTATGTCGTGGAGAAATTCAAAAGCCAGGAAATCGCCGGCCATATCACCCTGACCAAGGGCGAGCGTTCCTGTCTGGCCGAACTGGCGGCCAATCTTCTGTAA
- the tsaD gene encoding tRNA (adenosine(37)-N6)-threonylcarbamoyltransferase complex transferase subunit TsaD — translation MLLLCIESSCDETAAAVVRDGRSILSNVVASQVDVHARYGGVVPELASRKHLEAITVVVDEALGKAGVSLGEIGGIAVTRGPGLVGALLVGLSVAKSIAFARDLPLAGVHHMEGHILAPLLEQEIPFPYLALAVSGGHTHLYRVEDIGSYRILGRTLDDAAGEAFDKVAKLLGLAYPGGVLIDRLAAQGNPQAIDFPRPLLHQKNLDFSFSGIKTAVLNHVRRQSGPIEGDQLKDLAASFQEAVVDVLSRKTMRAAEETGLKRIVVAGGVACNSGLRTRMQTLAREKGVSVHFPSPALCGDNAAMLAVAGDRYLEEGRRAPLDLNALASWPLDQAGCELSR, via the coding sequence ATGCTTTTACTCTGTATCGAATCTTCCTGCGATGAAACCGCCGCCGCCGTGGTGCGGGACGGGCGCTCCATTCTGTCCAATGTCGTCGCCTCCCAGGTGGATGTCCATGCCCGCTACGGCGGAGTGGTCCCCGAGCTGGCTTCGCGCAAACACCTGGAGGCCATCACCGTGGTCGTGGACGAGGCGCTCGGCAAGGCCGGCGTGAGTCTCGGCGAGATCGGAGGGATCGCCGTGACGCGCGGTCCCGGCCTGGTCGGGGCGCTGCTGGTGGGGCTTTCGGTAGCCAAGTCGATCGCCTTTGCCCGGGACCTCCCCCTGGCGGGCGTTCATCACATGGAAGGCCACATCCTCGCCCCGCTTCTGGAGCAGGAGATTCCTTTTCCCTATCTGGCGCTGGCCGTTTCGGGGGGGCACACCCATCTCTACAGGGTCGAAGACATCGGGAGCTATCGCATCCTGGGGCGCACGCTCGACGACGCCGCCGGGGAGGCCTTCGACAAGGTGGCCAAGCTGCTGGGCCTCGCCTATCCGGGAGGAGTGCTGATCGACCGCCTGGCGGCGCAGGGAAATCCCCAGGCCATCGATTTCCCCCGACCGCTGCTGCACCAGAAGAATCTTGACTTCAGCTTCAGCGGGATCAAGACGGCTGTCCTCAATCATGTACGCCGCCAGTCCGGTCCCATAGAGGGAGATCAGCTCAAGGACCTGGCCGCCAGCTTTCAGGAAGCGGTGGTCGATGTGCTCAGCCGCAAGACCATGCGCGCCGCCGAGGAAACGGGGCTGAAACGCATCGTCGTTGCCGGCGGAGTGGCCTGCAACAGCGGTCTGAGGACCCGGATGCAGACCCTGGCCCGGGAAAAAGGTGTCTCCGTTCACTTTCCCAGCCCGGCCTTGTGCGGCGACAATGCCGCCATGCTGGCTGTGGCCGGCGACCGATACCTGGAAGAGGGGAGAAGAGCGCCGCTGGATCTCAATGCTCTCGCCAGCTGGCCTCTGGATCAGGCCGGATGTGAACTGAGCCGATGA
- a CDS encoding DUF2062 domain-containing protein, protein MWRRFGFIRQIKLNFLRFVRLRGAPDEIAKGVALGIFIGMTPTFGFQIVLALFFAWLLKENKLAALLGVWITNPVTAPFIYALEYESGRLLLGMTRARLPVEFSFSAFGHLGWEVLLPLTLGSILYGVLCASLSYALTLRMIPVVKTWHVPRWPKKRKNL, encoded by the coding sequence ATGTGGCGGCGTTTCGGATTCATCCGGCAAATCAAACTCAATTTCCTGCGTTTCGTCAGGCTGCGGGGGGCTCCCGATGAAATCGCCAAGGGGGTGGCGCTCGGGATTTTCATCGGCATGACCCCTACATTTGGCTTTCAGATCGTCCTTGCCCTTTTCTTCGCCTGGCTGCTCAAGGAAAACAAACTGGCGGCCCTTCTGGGGGTCTGGATCACCAATCCGGTGACCGCCCCTTTCATTTACGCTCTGGAATACGAATCGGGAAGACTGCTTCTCGGCATGACACGGGCCAGACTTCCGGTGGAATTCTCTTTTTCCGCCTTCGGGCACCTGGGTTGGGAGGTGCTCCTTCCTCTCACTCTCGGAAGCATCCTGTACGGCGTCCTCTGCGCCAGCCTCTCCTATGCCCTGACCCTGCGCATGATTCCCGTGGTCAAGACCTGGCATGTTCCCCGCTGGCCGAAGAAGCGGAAAAACCTGTGA
- the rsmA gene encoding 16S rRNA (adenine(1518)-N(6)/adenine(1519)-N(6))-dimethyltransferase RsmA → MDYRPKKRFGQNFLRDHHIVQRILDAAALLPEDRVVEIGPGLGVLTDRLLPRVREVRAMEVDRDLAERLLQREADNLVVLEGDALRLSWEDLLPTPPYKLVANLPYNISSQILFRILDHRRFFGRLVLMFQKEVGDRLCASAGTKDYGILSVFCQLWYDIRRVAVVPPGAFNPPPKVYSVVLAFDPLSGPRVPVEDEAFFRRVVKGAFSQRRKTLRNALIGSGFTAGDLDSAMEVARIDPVRRGETLSLEEFARLAAALNPTEER, encoded by the coding sequence ATGGATTACCGCCCCAAAAAGCGCTTTGGACAGAACTTTCTAAGGGATCATCATATCGTCCAGCGCATTCTGGATGCCGCCGCACTTCTGCCGGAGGATCGGGTAGTGGAGATCGGCCCCGGCCTGGGAGTTCTGACCGACCGGCTCCTGCCCCGGGTGCGGGAGGTCCGGGCCATGGAGGTGGACCGGGACCTTGCCGAGCGCCTCCTGCAGCGCGAGGCGGATAACCTCGTGGTCCTGGAAGGCGATGCCCTGCGCCTGTCCTGGGAGGACCTTCTGCCGACTCCGCCGTACAAGCTGGTGGCCAATCTCCCCTACAACATCTCCAGCCAGATTCTGTTCAGGATTCTTGACCACCGCCGGTTCTTCGGGCGGCTGGTCCTGATGTTTCAGAAGGAGGTCGGCGACCGCCTCTGCGCCTCTGCCGGGACCAAGGATTACGGCATCCTTTCGGTTTTCTGTCAACTCTGGTACGATATCCGCCGCGTCGCAGTCGTTCCGCCGGGGGCCTTCAACCCACCCCCCAAGGTCTATTCGGTGGTGCTGGCTTTCGATCCGTTGAGCGGACCCCGCGTGCCGGTCGAGGACGAGGCGTTCTTCCGCCGGGTGGTCAAGGGGGCATTCTCCCAGCGCCGCAAGACCCTTCGCAACGCCCTGATCGGGTCAGGATTTACCGCCGGGGACCTCGACTCAGCGATGGAAGTTGCCCGGATCGACCCGGTCCGACGGGGAGAGACCCTGAGCCTGGAGGAATTCGCCCGGCTTGCCGCGGCTCTGAATCCGACCGAGGAGAGATGA
- a CDS encoding peptidylprolyl isomerase: MSDLVATVNGTPIRRSDLDNAIQGLAMQMHRKTMDQLSAEEREEINELALEKLLARELIYQAAMALGVLADAAAVSEEKRKVMANFPTEEEFFATLEKAGIDAAAYHRMLRQDLTVNLMTERQLADLDIEPSEERIAETYRRFPEKMKRPGRVRAAHILIRPGESGREEALRRVREIRALCAEEGFGALARRFSDCPSAPGGGDLGYFRRGDMARPFEEAAFSRPVGEIGEPVETQFGFHLIKVLDREEDVPLTLEEATPKIRGFLKEEAAAAALKKWVGELRSAAEIVIM, translated from the coding sequence ATGTCCGACCTTGTCGCCACCGTGAACGGCACTCCCATCCGCCGTTCCGATCTCGATAATGCCATTCAGGGGCTTGCCATGCAGATGCACCGCAAGACGATGGATCAGCTCTCGGCGGAGGAGCGGGAGGAGATCAACGAACTGGCTCTGGAAAAGCTTCTGGCCCGGGAACTCATCTACCAGGCGGCCATGGCCCTGGGCGTCCTTGCCGACGCAGCGGCCGTGTCCGAGGAAAAGCGCAAAGTCATGGCCAATTTTCCCACCGAGGAGGAGTTTTTTGCCACGCTTGAGAAAGCGGGCATCGATGCCGCGGCTTATCACAGAATGCTTCGACAGGATCTTACGGTGAACCTGATGACGGAGAGGCAGCTGGCCGACCTCGATATTGAGCCTTCCGAGGAGCGGATCGCCGAAACCTACCGCCGTTTTCCCGAGAAGATGAAAAGGCCTGGAAGGGTTCGTGCCGCCCATATCCTGATCCGCCCCGGAGAAAGCGGCAGGGAGGAAGCCCTCAGGCGTGTCCGGGAAATCAGGGCTCTGTGTGCCGAGGAGGGTTTCGGCGCCCTGGCCAGAAGGTTTTCCGATTGTCCCAGCGCCCCCGGCGGCGGTGACCTTGGCTATTTCCGCAGGGGGGACATGGCCCGGCCTTTTGAGGAAGCGGCCTTTTCCCGACCGGTTGGGGAGATCGGCGAGCCGGTGGAGACCCAATTCGGTTTTCACCTCATCAAAGTGCTCGACCGGGAGGAAGATGTTCCGCTGACCCTGGAGGAGGCGACACCGAAAATCCGCGGGTTTCTCAAGGAGGAAGCTGCAGCCGCAGCCCTTAAGAAGTGGGTCGGAGAACTTCGGTCGGCAGCCGAGATTGTGATCATGTAA
- a CDS encoding NAD-glutamate dehydrogenase domain-containing protein: protein MSWNLVVDSRSGLSPDDDLLRKTEQVISILEAESGKAGYPWCKTLAAILREHTPLSFIVSPSARQIADWLLEFARFLENRRQDAAVRLLPIGAGGHFLLLTNSPDVPYLLDSIQTVLEGLNLRFNLISHPILSVRRKDGALTHLARVEKRGPHESFIVIELEGIMADALPRIEEGVRKTIEAARQVHHDHKALMKTLAGLEQVPGMNDYRDLWRWLQKGNFFPFSYRCLRVEAAGAGEATIREVEGSALGLTPEPPELTCCDGRPLSDFDRDVRERLLRREALVVETIERRSPILRDDSLVWIGFREKDEHEPGSWQEHVFLGLFSQQSIDETASSVPTLHKRIDQALSFLRIPEDSHDYRKSIEIFNNFPKVELFSMAPDELAGAVRSFTLLYRRGAVKVVPARSLAVRGLTLLVIMPREYYAEENMGRIGNYLCRYFKTPSVAAQIIHISDDYLSLHVNIRLREDVRVDIERLERGLTNIARPWKLKLQMLLERELGEQEGGELWEKYSSSFPREYRTMVHPRFALRDIRGLEQVLTTGEEVLDLWGPFAAAEPSYRIQFYSLKGSYLNELMPFLENLNLCVIDEVDFSIKVGGVVVFIKSFAVRGAAEATHRLSSLRENFLGTLTALRRGEVENDYLNRLLVLTGLSCREIDVFRGYRNYYFQLGSPYTKRRVAFALINNPQVALLLFRYFEARFRIEPEWQDPMRREEEALSPIRQELVTALETVADINEDNILRILFNLIDSTVRTNFFLRRNLPDYFSFKISAIGIIDMPAPRPLYEIYVHSASMEGIHLRGGRVARGGIRWSDRPDDFRTEILGLMKTQMTKNALIVPVGSKGGFVVKKPFADREEGAALSRAAYQTLIRGMLDLTDNRVGEEIVRPEGIVAYDEEDPYLVVAADKGTAHLSDTANAISREYDFWLDDAFASGGSQGYDHKKLGITARGAWECVKAHFRELGKDIQTEPFTVTGIGDMSGDVFGNGMLLSRQIRLLAAFDHRHIFLDPDPDPEVSFRERQRLFELPRSSWDDYDRSLISSGGGVFPRHAKSIPLSREVRDWLGVRHETMDGQGLIRLLLMAPVDLLWNGGIGTYVKAAGEKNEDAGDRANDAVRVDAPQLKVRVVGEGGNLGFTQRGRIEYALGGGRINTDAVDNSGGVDCSDHEVNLKIFMQHLKNKGLIGSQEERDRLLEEIADEVCAAVLADNYGQSLCLSLDRIRCADDVEPSLSLTERLSSAGLLDRRGEFLPTSKEVFARKDSSLTRPELAILMAYSKMQLFQALLESALPEQREARVYLFRYFPEAVRNHFGDEIPAHPLAREITATVITNLVVNQGGSTFLNQLARQTGAPLAKIAALYLALDQVLDGEAMRLRIAALDNRVSAGLQQQLLRRLEDTLFSLCSWALVRETGLGLEEEEISAFRERANVYVKNLGGVLPKVEWEQYQKAAASLESEGFSAEIARTAAALPYLEDFLPVETLAVDTDNDLYSAAQTYIEVHEYLGLKDLLRRMEAVQVRDRWDRLALQSLKGEFASAAFNLAHGALQESKGNLESFFAPRRHKLRFYRNMREALGGVPANFHPFTVLLRALVALQDKSS from the coding sequence ATGAGTTGGAATTTAGTCGTCGATTCCCGGTCCGGATTATCCCCGGATGACGACCTGCTTCGGAAGACTGAACAGGTCATCTCTATTCTGGAAGCCGAGTCCGGGAAAGCAGGATATCCCTGGTGCAAAACCCTCGCGGCGATTCTGCGGGAGCATACGCCTCTTTCCTTCATCGTTTCCCCTTCGGCACGGCAGATCGCCGACTGGCTTCTGGAATTCGCAAGGTTTCTTGAAAACCGCCGCCAGGATGCCGCTGTGCGTCTTCTCCCCATCGGCGCGGGAGGGCACTTTCTCCTTCTCACCAATTCCCCCGATGTCCCCTACCTTCTCGATTCCATCCAGACCGTCCTAGAGGGCCTGAATCTGCGCTTCAACCTCATCTCCCACCCCATTCTGAGCGTCCGCCGCAAAGACGGCGCGCTGACTCACCTGGCGCGCGTCGAGAAGAGGGGACCGCACGAATCATTCATCGTTATCGAACTCGAAGGGATAATGGCCGATGCTCTTCCCCGCATTGAGGAAGGGGTCCGGAAAACGATCGAAGCGGCGCGGCAGGTGCACCATGACCATAAGGCACTGATGAAGACGCTCGCCGGCCTGGAACAGGTCCCTGGAATGAACGATTACAGGGATTTATGGCGCTGGCTGCAGAAAGGAAACTTTTTCCCCTTCTCTTATCGCTGCCTGCGCGTCGAGGCGGCTGGTGCCGGGGAAGCGACAATACGGGAGGTGGAAGGCTCGGCTCTCGGCCTCACCCCGGAGCCGCCGGAACTCACCTGCTGCGACGGGAGGCCCCTGTCCGACTTCGACCGTGACGTCCGGGAGCGCCTCCTGCGCCGGGAGGCGCTGGTTGTGGAAACCATCGAACGCCGCAGTCCGATACTGCGAGACGATTCACTGGTCTGGATCGGGTTTCGCGAGAAGGATGAACATGAACCGGGATCCTGGCAGGAACACGTGTTTCTCGGTCTTTTCTCGCAGCAGAGCATCGATGAGACGGCATCCAGCGTACCGACGCTGCACAAGCGGATCGACCAGGCGCTTTCCTTCCTGCGCATTCCCGAGGACAGTCACGACTATCGCAAGTCGATCGAGATTTTCAACAATTTTCCCAAGGTGGAGCTTTTCAGCATGGCGCCGGATGAGCTGGCCGGGGCCGTTCGTTCCTTCACGCTTCTTTACCGCCGGGGCGCAGTCAAGGTCGTCCCCGCCCGCAGCCTCGCCGTACGCGGATTGACCCTGCTGGTCATCATGCCCCGTGAGTATTATGCGGAAGAGAACATGGGGCGCATCGGGAATTATCTCTGCCGCTATTTCAAGACCCCTTCGGTCGCGGCACAGATCATTCATATATCCGACGACTATCTGAGTCTCCATGTCAATATCCGGCTGCGCGAGGATGTCCGGGTCGATATCGAGCGACTGGAGCGCGGATTGACCAATATCGCCCGGCCGTGGAAACTCAAGCTGCAGATGCTCCTCGAACGCGAGCTCGGCGAGCAGGAAGGCGGCGAGCTGTGGGAGAAATACAGCAGCAGCTTCCCCCGCGAGTATCGAACCATGGTCCATCCCCGTTTTGCGCTCCGTGATATCCGGGGGCTGGAGCAGGTCCTGACAACGGGCGAAGAGGTTCTCGACCTGTGGGGCCCCTTCGCCGCGGCCGAGCCGTCTTACCGCATTCAGTTCTACAGTCTCAAGGGAAGTTATCTTAATGAACTGATGCCGTTTCTGGAGAACCTCAATCTGTGCGTCATCGACGAAGTCGATTTCTCGATCAAAGTCGGCGGCGTGGTGGTGTTCATCAAGAGCTTTGCCGTGCGTGGAGCGGCCGAGGCGACCCACCGCCTCTCGAGCCTGCGGGAAAACTTCCTCGGTACTCTCACCGCTTTGCGGAGAGGAGAGGTGGAGAATGACTATCTCAACCGGCTGCTGGTGCTGACGGGACTCTCCTGCAGGGAGATCGATGTTTTCCGCGGATACCGCAATTACTATTTCCAGCTCGGCTCTCCCTATACCAAGCGGCGGGTGGCTTTTGCCCTGATCAATAATCCGCAGGTCGCGCTTCTGCTGTTTCGCTACTTCGAGGCGCGCTTCAGGATCGAACCCGAATGGCAAGATCCCATGCGGCGGGAAGAAGAAGCCCTCTCCCCCATTCGCCAGGAACTCGTCACCGCTCTCGAAACCGTCGCCGACATCAATGAAGACAATATCCTGCGCATCCTCTTCAACCTGATCGACTCCACGGTGCGGACGAACTTCTTCCTTCGCCGAAACCTGCCGGATTACTTCTCCTTCAAGATCAGCGCCATCGGGATCATCGACATGCCGGCCCCGCGCCCCCTTTACGAGATCTATGTCCATTCCGCCTCCATGGAAGGTATCCATCTGCGCGGCGGGCGGGTGGCCAGGGGAGGGATTCGCTGGTCCGATCGCCCGGACGATTTTCGCACCGAGATCCTCGGTCTGATGAAGACCCAGATGACCAAGAACGCCCTGATCGTTCCGGTCGGCTCCAAAGGCGGATTCGTGGTGAAAAAGCCCTTCGCAGATCGGGAGGAGGGAGCTGCCCTGTCCAGGGCGGCCTATCAGACCCTGATCCGCGGGATGCTCGATCTCACCGACAACCGTGTCGGGGAAGAAATCGTCCGACCCGAGGGTATCGTCGCCTACGACGAGGAGGATCCCTACCTGGTGGTGGCGGCGGACAAGGGAACCGCCCACCTCTCCGATACGGCCAATGCCATCAGCCGCGAATATGATTTCTGGCTGGACGACGCCTTTGCCAGCGGCGGCTCGCAGGGCTACGATCACAAGAAGCTGGGGATCACCGCCCGCGGCGCCTGGGAGTGTGTCAAGGCCCATTTTCGTGAGTTGGGGAAGGACATCCAGACCGAACCCTTCACCGTGACGGGGATCGGGGACATGAGCGGAGACGTCTTCGGCAACGGCATGCTCCTCTCCCGGCAGATCCGTCTCCTCGCCGCCTTCGATCACCGGCACATCTTCCTTGATCCCGACCCGGATCCCGAGGTCTCCTTTCGGGAACGACAGAGACTGTTCGAGCTGCCCCGATCCTCCTGGGATGACTACGATCGCAGCCTGATCTCGTCCGGCGGCGGCGTCTTTCCCCGCCACGCCAAAAGCATTCCCTTGTCACGGGAAGTGCGCGACTGGCTCGGCGTGCGCCATGAGACGATGGACGGACAAGGCCTCATCAGACTCCTGCTTATGGCCCCGGTCGACCTGCTCTGGAACGGCGGGATCGGCACCTACGTCAAGGCCGCGGGCGAAAAGAACGAGGATGCGGGGGACCGGGCCAACGACGCCGTCCGGGTCGATGCGCCGCAGCTCAAAGTCCGGGTGGTCGGGGAAGGGGGAAACCTCGGTTTTACTCAGCGGGGCCGGATTGAGTACGCTCTTGGCGGCGGCCGGATCAATACCGACGCTGTCGATAATTCGGGGGGTGTCGACTGTTCCGACCATGAGGTCAATCTCAAAATTTTCATGCAGCACCTCAAGAACAAGGGGCTCATCGGCTCGCAGGAGGAGCGCGACCGACTGCTGGAGGAGATAGCGGACGAGGTATGTGCCGCCGTTCTGGCCGACAATTACGGCCAGAGTCTCTGCCTTTCCCTGGACCGGATCCGCTGTGCCGACGATGTCGAGCCCTCCCTCAGCCTTACGGAGCGTCTCTCGTCCGCCGGACTCCTTGATCGTCGCGGCGAATTTCTGCCGACCTCAAAAGAGGTATTCGCCCGAAAGGACAGCAGCCTCACTCGTCCGGAACTGGCCATCCTGATGGCTTACAGCAAGATGCAGCTTTTTCAGGCGCTTCTGGAGAGTGCTCTTCCCGAACAGCGGGAAGCCCGGGTTTACCTCTTCCGGTATTTTCCCGAGGCGGTCCGCAACCACTTCGGTGATGAGATTCCGGCCCATCCCCTGGCGCGGGAAATTACCGCAACGGTTATCACGAACCTGGTGGTGAATCAGGGCGGCAGTACTTTTCTCAATCAACTTGCCCGTCAGACCGGGGCTCCACTGGCGAAGATTGCCGCTCTCTATCTCGCCCTGGATCAGGTTCTCGACGGGGAAGCCATGCGGCTTCGGATTGCCGCGCTCGACAACCGTGTATCAGCCGGCCTTCAGCAACAGCTCCTTCGCCGCCTTGAAGACACCCTGTTCAGCCTCTGTTCGTGGGCTCTCGTGCGTGAAACGGGACTGGGGCTCGAGGAGGAGGAAATTTCCGCTTTTCGGGAGCGGGCAAATGTTTATGTCAAAAATCTGGGCGGTGTTCTTCCAAAAGTGGAATGGGAGCAATATCAGAAAGCGGCCGCTTCTCTTGAAAGCGAGGGGTTCTCCGCCGAAATCGCCCGGACAGCGGCGGCCCTGCCGTATCTGGAGGATTTTCTTCCTGTGGAAACTCTCGCTGTCGATACGGACAACGATCTGTATTCGGCGGCGCAGACTTATATCGAAGTGCACGAATACCTGGGTTTGAAGGATCTGCTGCGGCGGATGGAAGCAGTGCAGGTGCGGGACCGGTGGGACCGGCTGGCCCTTCAGTCTCTCAAAGGGGAGTTTGCTTCAGCGGCATTCAACCTGGCTCATGGAGCGCTTCAGGAATCGAAGGGGAACCTGGAGTCCTTTTTCGCCCCTCGTCGCCATAAGCTGAGGTTCTATCGGAATATGCGAGAGGCCCTGGGAGGCGTTCCGGCCAATTTTCATCCGTTTACGGTACTTCTCCGGGCATTGGTGGCCCTCCAGGATAAAAGCTCCTAA
- a CDS encoding flavin reductase family protein — translation MTEKRKLGPCVTFFPQPTTLLSTRGADGQVDIMTASWVGIVSKTPPTMAVSLARGRQTYANIRETGCFAVNMVPARLVVEADYCGLKSGRDEDKVEGAGLTLVEASLISSPLIDESPLNVECRYVREVELGEYRLVLGEILEIHAAGAAFDEEGKMDARVFDPLVYFGGIREYWSLGEKVAQAYQEGKKLFR, via the coding sequence ATGACGGAGAAGAGAAAACTCGGCCCTTGCGTGACCTTTTTCCCTCAGCCGACCACCCTCCTGTCGACGAGGGGCGCTGACGGTCAGGTCGATATCATGACCGCCTCCTGGGTCGGGATCGTCAGCAAGACGCCGCCGACCATGGCGGTTTCCCTGGCCCGCGGTCGCCAGACCTATGCCAACATCCGGGAAACGGGATGTTTTGCCGTGAACATGGTACCGGCGCGCCTGGTGGTGGAAGCCGATTATTGCGGTCTTAAATCGGGGCGCGATGAGGATAAGGTGGAAGGAGCAGGGTTGACCCTGGTCGAGGCAAGCCTGATATCCTCCCCCCTGATCGATGAATCCCCCCTCAACGTGGAGTGCCGCTACGTGCGGGAGGTGGAACTCGGCGAATACCGTTTGGTGCTGGGCGAGATTCTGGAAATCCATGCCGCCGGCGCGGCCTTCGATGAGGAGGGAAAGATGGACGCCCGGGTGTTCGATCCCCTGGTCTACTTCGGAGGCATCCGCGAGTACTGGAGCCTTGGAGAAAAGGTCGCCCAAGCCTACCAGGAGGGGAAGAAGCTTTTTCGCTGA
- the panB gene encoding 3-methyl-2-oxobutanoate hydroxymethyltransferase: protein MNKKKTVLDIQRMKEEGEKITVLTAYDYPFARLMSQAGIDVILVGDSVGSVVSGYDNTLPVTMEEMLYHTRAVVRGSGGALVVADLPFLSYQIDLRDARLNAGRLIKEGGAQAVKLEGGENVAATIHAIVDMDIPVVGHIGLTPQSIHRMGGFRVQGKKEEQARQLLADARAVQEAGAFALVLEGIPADLGRRITESVTIPTIGIGAGVHCDGQVLVIHDILGLCEKYSPKFVKKYADVSGIILGGIEDYIREVKAGEFPDDEHSF, encoded by the coding sequence TTGAATAAAAAAAAGACGGTTCTGGATATTCAGAGAATGAAGGAAGAAGGGGAGAAGATCACCGTTCTGACGGCCTACGACTATCCCTTCGCCCGCCTGATGAGCCAGGCCGGCATCGATGTGATTCTGGTCGGCGATTCCGTCGGCTCGGTGGTCTCGGGGTATGACAACACCCTGCCGGTGACGATGGAGGAGATGCTCTATCATACCCGGGCCGTTGTGCGCGGCTCCGGCGGCGCCCTGGTTGTGGCGGACTTGCCCTTTCTCTCTTATCAGATCGATCTGCGCGACGCCCGGCTCAACGCCGGACGCCTGATCAAAGAGGGCGGGGCGCAGGCGGTGAAGCTCGAGGGGGGCGAAAACGTCGCCGCAACCATCCATGCCATCGTCGATATGGACATCCCGGTGGTCGGACATATCGGTCTGACTCCCCAGTCGATCCACCGCATGGGAGGATTTCGGGTGCAGGGGAAAAAAGAGGAGCAGGCCCGACAGCTCCTCGCCGATGCCCGGGCAGTGCAGGAGGCCGGGGCTTTCGCCCTGGTTCTGGAAGGGATTCCCGCCGACCTGGGCCGTCGGATCACTGAATCCGTCACCATCCCCACCATCGGCATCGGTGCCGGAGTGCACTGCGACGGGCAGGTACTGGTCATCCATGACATCCTCGGCCTGTGCGAAAAATATTCGCCTAAGTTCGTCAAGAAATACGCCGACGTCTCCGGCATCATCCTCGGCGGCATCGAAGATTACATCCGGGAAGTGAAGGCGGGGGAGTTCCCGGACGACGAACACAGCTTTTAA